Proteins from a genomic interval of Kitasatospora kifunensis:
- a CDS encoding Fur family transcriptional regulator — protein MTTAGPSPRARSTRQRAAVSAALDEIEDFRSAQELHDMLKHRGDSVGLTTVYRTLQSLADAGEVDVLRTADGEAVYRRCSSGHHHHLVCRHCGSTVEVEGPAVERWANTVAAEHGFSDIAHTLEIFGTCADCAAKQRIGA, from the coding sequence GTGACCACCGCAGGCCCGTCGCCACGCGCCCGATCCACCAGGCAGCGCGCCGCCGTCTCCGCGGCGCTGGACGAGATCGAGGACTTCCGCAGCGCGCAGGAACTGCACGACATGCTCAAGCACCGGGGCGACTCGGTGGGCCTGACCACCGTCTACCGCACGCTGCAGTCGCTCGCCGACGCCGGCGAGGTGGACGTGCTGCGCACCGCCGACGGCGAGGCCGTCTACCGGCGGTGCAGCAGCGGACACCACCACCACCTGGTCTGCCGGCACTGCGGCAGCACGGTGGAGGTCGAGGGCCCGGCGGTGGAGCGCTGGGCCAACACGGTGGCGGCCGAGCACGGGTTCAGCGACATCGCGCACACCCTGGAGATCTTCGGCACCTGCGCCGACTGCGCGGCCAAGCAGCGGATCGGGGCCTGA